A genomic region of Leptospira barantonii contains the following coding sequences:
- a CDS encoding aminopeptidase P N-terminal domain-containing protein: protein MTQNVYQERISEVQKKLKEGEVLIVFAASHLIRNRDVEYKFRQDSDYYYLTGLDESDGILILKNSYKAIFVLPKDKEKEIWTGIRIGKDKAKELLNLDETFDTVEWESKLDEILLNQHTLFHFFGRDLVRDTKLIEWIHSLNQRSREGKFGPRRIESPDFLHWMRMFKSPSEISALQESARITALGHERLMRESKPGMFEYELEAILESEYLKHGAWGGGYGHIVAGGKNATILHYTSNNCQLNEGELVLVDSGAEKGYYTADVTRNFPVGKKFSSEQKAVYEVVLKAQKEAVAGTKEGVEFVAIHNQAVKTLVEGLKDLGLLDGSVDSILEKGTFRKYYMHRTSHYLGMDVHDVGTYYQNGSSKKLENGQVITIEPGLYFDPTDPEIPEKFRGIGIRIEDDVLVQGASPVNLTSMIPKEVDEIEARKNG, encoded by the coding sequence ATGACTCAGAACGTTTATCAGGAAAGAATCTCGGAAGTTCAAAAAAAACTCAAAGAAGGAGAGGTCCTGATCGTTTTTGCGGCTTCTCATCTGATTCGAAATCGAGACGTTGAGTATAAATTCCGTCAGGACTCGGACTATTACTATCTCACCGGTCTGGATGAATCGGACGGTATTCTAATATTAAAAAATTCTTATAAAGCGATCTTTGTTCTTCCGAAGGACAAGGAAAAAGAGATCTGGACGGGAATCCGGATCGGAAAGGACAAGGCGAAGGAACTTTTAAATCTGGACGAAACATTCGATACGGTCGAATGGGAATCCAAACTCGACGAGATTCTTCTCAATCAACATACTCTATTTCATTTTTTCGGAAGGGATCTCGTTCGCGATACGAAACTGATCGAGTGGATTCATTCCCTCAATCAAAGATCGAGAGAGGGTAAGTTCGGTCCGAGAAGAATCGAATCTCCCGATTTTTTGCATTGGATGAGAATGTTCAAATCTCCTTCCGAGATTTCCGCTTTGCAAGAATCCGCAAGAATCACCGCCCTCGGTCATGAACGATTGATGCGAGAATCGAAACCGGGTATGTTCGAATACGAACTCGAAGCGATCCTTGAATCCGAATATCTAAAACACGGAGCCTGGGGTGGCGGTTACGGACATATCGTCGCGGGTGGAAAGAATGCGACGATTCTTCATTATACGTCTAACAACTGTCAGTTGAACGAAGGAGAACTCGTGCTTGTGGACAGCGGCGCGGAAAAAGGATATTATACCGCGGACGTTACTCGAAATTTTCCCGTGGGCAAAAAATTCTCATCCGAACAAAAGGCTGTCTATGAAGTCGTTTTAAAAGCGCAGAAAGAAGCGGTTGCGGGCACAAAGGAAGGAGTCGAGTTCGTCGCGATTCACAATCAGGCCGTAAAAACGCTCGTAGAAGGTTTAAAGGATCTCGGTCTTTTGGACGGTTCCGTCGATTCCATTTTGGAAAAAGGAACATTCAGAAAGTATTATATGCACAGAACCAGTCATTATCTGGGAATGGACGTCCACGACGTTGGAACGTATTACCAAAACGGTTCTTCCAAAAAACTGGAAAACGGTCAGGTCATTACGATCGAACCCGGTCTTTACTTCGATCCTACGGATCCTGAAATTCCCGAAAAATTTCGCGGGATCGGAATCCGAATC